The DNA window GATGTAGTCCTTGATGCGCTCCTGCACCGGCGTCCAGTACTCGTGGATGACGCCGAGCGTGTGGTAGCACTCCGGGACCGAGTTGACGAGCACGCGGATCGCGAGGAGGTCGTAGATCTCCTCGTAGGGCTTCTCGCGCTGCTTCATCTTCTTGTAGATCGACCACAGGTGCTTCGGCCGGCCGGCCACGTCCTGCACCTCGATCCCCGCGCCGCGCAGCTGGCGCTCCAGCGGCTCGCGCAGCTGCGCGATGAGCGCCTCGCGCTCGCCGCGCTTGGTGGCGACGAGCTTCGCCAGCGCGCGGTACTCCTCGGGCTCCAGGTGCTTGAACGCCAGGTCCTCGAGCTCCCAGCGCACCTTGGCCATGCCGAAGCGGTGCGCGAGCGGCGCGTAGAGGTCGCGCGTCTCCTGCGCGATCCGGCGGCGCTTCTCCGGCGCCAGGTAGTCCAGCGTGCGCATGTTGTGCAGCCGGTCGGCCAGCTTGATAAGGATGACGCGCGCATCCTTGGCGACCGACAGCAGCAGCTTGCGATAGTTCTCGACCTGGCGCTCCTGGCTGGAGTGCATCGGCAGGTTGCCGATCTTCGTCAGGCCGTCGACGATCTGCGCGACCTCGTCGCCGAACTCGCGCGCGACGTCGTCCACCGTGATCTCGGTGTCCTCGACGACGTCGTGGATCAGCCCTGCGGCGACGGTGACGCTGTCGAGCTGCAGGTCGGCGAGGATCTTCGCGACCTCGACGCAGTGCGACACGTACGGATCGCCCGAGGAGCGCGTCTGGCCCTCGTGGGCGCGCTCGGAGTAGCGGTACGCCTTGACGAGCAGCTCGGGGTCGAGCCGCTCGTGGACCGCGTCCGCGCCCAGGTCCCAGCCCGGGATGATCTCGCTCAGAACCGTCGTGCTCACACGCCTCCTGCCCTGGTCGGGCGCGCCGTCCGGCGCCGCGCGGCCGCCGGGCCCGCCGTCGCGGGACGCCTCCTCGCAAGATACGGAGACATCGGCGGTTGGCGACAGGCGCGGAGGACCGGCTGCGGGCTGTGGATCCTGCTTCGAGCCCTCGGCGCCCCGCGTTGCGCCATGCCTGCACGAACGCCGCGTCCTGATACGGACCAGACGGATGAGAAGGATCAGATGGATCTCCTCTGCACCGGCTCATGGAGCGTCGCAGCCGCGAGGAATGGATCCATTTGATCCCTCGCATCCCATCTCGCCACTTCAGGAACACCCGCGCCGGCCTTGCGCACGGAGCCCAGCCGCCACGCGGAGCGATCCGGAGCATCCGCCTCATCCGGAGCATCCGTATGCTCTCCAACAGGCAACAGGACCGGCACGCTGGAGCGTCCCGAGGCCGTACACGCAGCACGCAGCACGCAGCACGCAGCGTCAGAGCAACCCTGCCTCCGCGAAGCTGCTGTACCGCCCCCGCCCCACGATGATGTGATCGTGCACCGGGATGTCGAGCAGGCGCCCCGCCGCCACCAGCTGCTCGGTCACGGCGCGATCGTCGGGCGACGGCGTGGGGTCGCCGCTGGGGTGGTTGTGCACCAGCACGATCGCCGCCGCCCGCTCGGCGATCGCCTCGCGGAACACCTCGCGCGGGTGCACGAGCGAGGAGTTGAGGATCCCGCGCGTCACGAGGACGTCGCGCTCCAGGCGGTGCTGCGCGTCGAGCACCGCGACGTGGAACTCCTCGACCGGCAGGTCCTGCAGGCGCGGCGCGTAGAGCTGGAAGACGTCGCGCGGCGAGCGGATCGGGGCGCCCTCCTCGCGTGTCTCGAGCGCCAGGCGACGCCCCAGCTCGAGCGCCGCGTGCACCGCGACGGCCCGCGCCGGCCCGACCCCGCGCACCGCGGTCAGCGCGGCCACCGGCTGGCCGGCGAGCCGCCGCAGCGAGCCGTCACCGTGGCCCAGCACGCGCTGCGCGACCTCGACGGCGGAGTCGCCGCCCGCCCCCGTGCCCAGCACCACGGCCAGCAGCTCCGAAGCGCTCAGGGCCTGGGGTCCGAGCTGCTTCAGCCGCTCGCGCGGGCGCTCGCCGCGGGGCTGCTCCTGCAGGGTGGAGCGCCACCGGCGAGGGCCGGGCGCGAGGGGCGCGGGCGGGATCGGCGGCTCGTGGGGCATCGGGGCGGGTCGGGGCACGCGGCCACGATGGCGGCGACACGCGCGACCCGCACAACCCCCGCGACGCGTCGCGGCCCACGGCGCGGCAGCCCGGAGACGGAGCCAGCCCCGCGGCCGGAGATCACCGCGGGGCTGGCTCGTCTGTGCGAGGACCCACCTGCGCTTCCTGCGTTCCTACCTCTGGTTCACTGGTAGACTGGTGCGGAGCCCTGATCGCGCGGCTCCCGTTCACTCACGTTCCACGTACTGTCGTTCCACGTTCTGAAGACGAGCTCTCGTGCACGTGCTGACCGGGTCCTCACCGCCGGCGACTCGT is part of the Roseisolibacter agri genome and encodes:
- the radC gene encoding RadC family protein, translating into MPHEPPIPPAPLAPGPRRWRSTLQEQPRGERPRERLKQLGPQALSASELLAVVLGTGAGGDSAVEVAQRVLGHGDGSLRRLAGQPVAALTAVRGVGPARAVAVHAALELGRRLALETREEGAPIRSPRDVFQLYAPRLQDLPVEEFHVAVLDAQHRLERDVLVTRGILNSSLVHPREVFREAIAERAAAIVLVHNHPSGDPTPSPDDRAVTEQLVAAGRLLDIPVHDHIIVGRGRYSSFAEAGLL